The Budorcas taxicolor isolate Tak-1 chromosome 8, Takin1.1, whole genome shotgun sequence genome includes the window CAGCTTTCGGCCACTTCGCTGCAATCCCACAAGAGAATAAAAACATACACCGTTTGACTCTGTCCCCCCAAGCCCCCGTTAGCGTCTGCCCAGGTTGGGTGGCCCCATAGTCGCCCGGTGCGGGAgtcctggggaggggggcggggcgggacaGGGGAGGGGCCGCACCACTCCCCACGAAGCCACGCACAGGGGCTGGCCCTCAGCACTCGCTCTGTCCCCCAAGTTAAGGCTCTCCATGGCTTCTAGAGGCTGGGGACGATTAAAGAGAGTGAGCTCTCCGTTTCTACCAGGTTCaatcattttaaagaattaaacagCAACTCATCCAAAATTTTGCACCCTTTCGGCCACACATGGAATACTCCACACCCAGGAAGACTGCCTGGCCAAAGGTTAACTAACCCCAGAGTTGGGCTGGAGAGGGAGACGCCGCTAACCTGTATGCACTCTGTAATGGGCTTTGAGATGGGAGGATTTTCCATAGACTTTCCCACAGCCACTGTAGGGGCACTTGTGCCTCTTTTCGGAGGCGTGTTTCCCCTTCGCAGCCACTccagggtggaggagggagagcgGGCTGGGCGCGCTGCCAGGATCCTGTCTCTCCTCCGGGCTGTGGGAAGGACTCGACCCAGATTCGGTGGTCACGTCGCTGTCGGATCCCATATCCTCATCCGGACTCTCCAGGCTGTCGCTGCACACCGAGGGGGTCTGGATGGGTCGGTACTTGTTCAGGTCCAGCAAGCTCTTGGCGATGGTGACCAGCGTGCAGTAATCCTTCCAGGTATCCCCCGGGTCACCATGTTCTTTGGTCACCTCGCGCTCAGGTAGTCGCAGCCGCTCGGCGTCCGGAGCGCCCCCATGCTCCGGCACCGCAGCGCGGTTCGAAATGGAAACCAGACACTGGGCAGCCACGAAGTCCATGTAGGCGGCTGCGGACATGGTGCGGGCGACAGCAGCCCCGGCGGCTCGGCCAAACTTGGCGGTGGCTGCGGAGGTTCGGCTCGCCGTGCCCTGGCCTCGGACTACGAGCGCTGCGCCGCGCGGTGGCcaagggggcgggggcgcggggcgctTCCGACTCGCAGAGCGCGAGGCGACCTCAGCCCCTCATCTTTACGTAACCGGCAGCGCCTCCGCACGCAGCATCCACGGCCCCGGGCTCCGCCGCGCTGCCGCCTCTCGCCGCCGCCGATGCCCAGAGCCGGGCGCGATCCCCACCGACGGGCGCGCCCGCCACTCCGAGCTCGCTCCCTTGGAAAGATGCCACACGTGGCGGTCGCAAGTTTATTCGACCGAAAACGCCCCCGAGGCGCTGGGAGAGGAAACTGCAAGAGAGGTACACGCCCTCGGCTGCCTCTCCGTCGAGCCAAAGCCCCAGGACATTCACCCAACCACCTGGACGCGGGTGGCAAGCGCCGGACGAAGCGCCAGGTCTAAGAGACACTTTTCCCCCAGTCCACTGACAGCTTCTGAGCCCCTGCTCTTGCCGGTCCGCACCGTGCCGGCATTCTCTCGCACAGTAACAATTTCGCAGAATCCCATCACGTCACAATCCGAACCCCCTCCAATTGGCCAGTGGGGAGGGTGATTCAACTCTGTTTACTTTCTCCCGCTGCCAGTCAGAACGGCCTTTCGGTGGAGAGGTGCGTCTAGAACTGAGGCGCGCGGCCAATCCGACTGTTCCGTTTCGATGCCTCGTGCTACCCCTACAGCCTCGAACGCTGACATTTAAAAGGGTAACAGCCGGGAGGCTGGAAAGGAGCAGCCGGACGTCTTTGGGAGTGCCCCTCAATCCCTTAGCCGGTCCAGGCCTCCTGGCTCACGTTCCAGCTGGCGGAGCTGTAGGATACACCTTCCCTACTCAGCTGCGTTCTTTCTTATGACAAAAAGATAACGTCCGTTTCGGTTTTCCAGCTCGCAAACAGTTAAGTGACTTCCTGCAAACGCTACAGTCCCAGCAACCAGCCTTCCAATCAAAAGTAAGTTGGTTGATGTCACTGACATTGGCTTAGCCAATCAGAAGGGCATACCGAAGTCAAGCGCTCCACGCTTGTAAACGGGAACAGCTATAGTGAAACAATATATCCTTGCACTTTGTGTTGCTGATAGTAAAATAGAGATATGTATGGGAGGGCAGGGGTGATGAATAAATGCAAAGTGAGTctataattaaagaaaagaactaaATATTATCAGGCCAAGTTGCCCAAGAATAAACACAAAtgagaaagcatcaattcgtttTTTTCCGTTTTGGGAAGCAGCATACTTTTAGGtagatttttaataattcttccaCCCAATATAATAATTATGACTAATTCATCTTGAAAATGCAGAGCTGACAGAAGTTCTGTTTTAAAGCTTGTTTTTGTTCTGACTGCACTTTGAACACTTCCATCTTTGCTTTTGTGATGcgtctttaattcctcttcttccctcctgcAGGTTATTCTAAGTAAGCTGTTTTCGTTTtgttttgatgctattttaaTCTTCCTCAAATAAATGAAGCTAAAAATCCCtgtataacttttaaaacttcaaaaacatttttaattcattttctttccacaGCCCCTGCGGGACGTTAGGGTGTGTATGTATCCCTTCCCTCACTTAACAGATATGAACACTaagatgcaaagaagtgacttgTCTACCTTATCAGgtagagaactccatggaaaaCATAAATCTGATTCCTTGCTCTTTGGGCTTCAGAACTGAACTCTTTGGTTTTGTGAAATATTAACTTTGCTTAACAGATTCTTAAGAACTGGAACCAGCCAAAGCCATTGAATATTTTGGCATTACTTGATCAACAATTAGTATGGCTCTTAAGAGTCTGCGTCTTAGGTTTGCGCCTCTCTCTGAAAGAATGATGGGGTTGTTATCCATCTTGATAGCTGAAAATGGAATCTAAGGCCAATGGTTCTTGCAGGAGGTGTACTGTCCACAGAAttgattaaaaatacatttactttCCTAAGTGGGTGTGAGAGGTACCTGCCTCTATGTAACGCAGATGCAATGAGGTCCAACCATAACCCCCACTGGCTATTAGCCTTTGTTAAGGTTTGGGAAAGGTTCTGGTCTCTAAAGGAGGAGTCTCAAATTTACCCTTCTAGTTTGAAGGCTAGTGTAGTTTCCTTtgactttgcttttaaaatggtACAGAAAGATATTGCAGTAGGTGACTACACAGGAAAGGGAAGTTTAGAAAGGGGGTGCTGGTCAAGGAAGAATATCATCACCGCCACCATCATCATAATAAGGTCGGTACATGTAAAGTGAAGTCATCTTAGAGTTCTTGTATTCCAATCCCCTTAATTTTAGAAAAGCATTCACTGAAGCCCTAAGGAATTTGCCTACTTCATGATTTTTCTGGAGCAGACTCTGTCCCCAAGGCTACATAACCACTTAGAAATTCCATATTTGCTTGCCCCTTTAAGGTCCAGCACAAATAGCAGCAGGATCTCTCTAGGACTACTATGATCAAGGCCTGTTACTCTCTCAGATTTGCACTGTAACTGTCATTGCACCAGGTACCTTCATAGCAGACAGTTCTAGCGTTAACGTGGGGTTattccaaaaaacaaagtctgtatCTTTTCTTGAAGACTGTATCCAGGAACTTGAATAAGTCAATCATCATAGGTTTTTTCAAGTATACATTTACTTCTTGCTCTCTTCACCTCCCTTTAATTTTGTTTGGACTGGACATAAACCCTAAACTCTTCCAACCCATTCATTTCAGAATTATACAAGAGGTAATAAAATACAACTGAGATTTCATTCACATGAATTTCTTGCACACATTTACAAACGTAACTGCTACTTGACTTGATTTACAATCTTTTTAAACCCAATAATTCTACAATTGTAGaatgatttctctttttctccttttccacttACTCCCTCTGCAGATATTTGTTTCTGCTAAtgagttgctgctactgctaagtcgcttcagtcgtgtcctactctgtgtgaccccatagaccgggGCCGCTAATGAGTCAGGCAAGGGtaaatagagaaatgaaaaaagaatctaTCCTCAATGAGGCGtgttaaaaacaaatacagataTAGTTACAGATGTTTCACAACAAGTAGTAATTCCTACATCAggattttttcttgtattttcaacAATAGGGTTTCCTTTCTGTGCTAGGGTGTGTATTATAATAGTTTTATGATTAAAACTAATTTACGCTTTTTTGCCAGTATGTAACTGTCCCAATTAAAATTCTGGCAAAATAAATTATCCCAGATTAATGTGAATCATCCCTAATTACAATGAATAATTTACTAGTATACATTATGCCACATAAATATAAGAACTCTGTTTTCCCCCAAGTTAATCTTTGTAaacatacatttcaaaattaCACAAGCCAACTGAGAGGAGCACAAGCATTCAGAGACTAGAGCTGTGCTTACTGTTTTAAAGTATGCATTTTCCTCCCTAATTCCTATCTAAGTCTTGGCTTTATTTTCTGAGTTCTCAAGAACAATGCCTGTAGCAAGAAGTCTGATTTTCTGTGCATCCTAAAGTAATTATCATTATCACCCCTCCTCAGAGGCAGTACCTACAGTGAGCTGATTTTCAGCAGGTGTTTAAGTCACCATGGGGTACGGAACTGGCCTCCTGGGCCTGAGAggggctgtgtgaccttaagcaacCTCTTAGACTAGACTAATACATCTACATAGTCTCTGGGCCCCCCTCGTTCCCCAACCAAAAAAGCTTAATACTTGGGTTTTTTAAacaccatctcatctgctgtgcATTTACAAATACAGTTCTTTAGGGCAGTAAAGGTCAGAATACCTTAAATCAATATTTAACTGGAGAGCAGGCACAAATATAAATTCATCCAAGATCCCCTAAATCCTTTATTCCTTAATTtcgtgttctttttctttcttcaaactaGTTTGTGGGAAGTGGCCTGGGGTCAGAGAGGTGTCACGGAATCTCACCCCTTTTCCTAGGCAAGTTCCCCACCCTAGCTCCAAGTGAGTTATTTCCAGGCAAATTCAGCCCATTCCCAGGCGCATTCCCTGTTGGTTTTAATCCAAAGCAAAGGAGCCCAAAGCAATTCCCGGGAGCTAATCACCTGGAGTTTAGTCTAATATACATATTGCCCAGTCTCACCCAtgcccaaggctcagagaggtttaggTTAAAATTGCACTCTGTAGGTAGTGGGTTCCGCCAACGCTGGCTTTTCTcgctctttccttctttcctgctgGGAGGCGTGGACGGTGCTGGGCAGAGCTGCCAGCCTCCAGGCGGGAAGGAAGGAGAACAGATGGCCCACTGGGGGTAGGGGATCACGTGTCGGACCTCACTCTGGGCTGGCTCCAAAACTTCTTTCAGGACCCAGGCCCTTGGACTTCAGCGATCCCATCAAAGCACAGAGGGTACcttgggggcgggcggggggcggggaggtgcgGTGGGAGAAACACAGTCTTCCTTTTAGTAAGAGCTGAGGAATTAGGGGAAggtgggagtttggggaagaCGGAGGAGAAGCTGAAGGAATCGGGCTTCCAACAATGGCGGTGTGCCCGGATTTGAAATGCAATCAGGTAAACCCCTATCTGGTGAAACGCCCGCGGCCATAATGACAGTTAACACGTAAGGGGGTGGGGGGATCCGGCCCAGCGAAAAATTGCAC containing:
- the KLF9 gene encoding Krueppel-like factor 9, yielding MSAAAYMDFVAAQCLVSISNRAAVPEHGGAPDAERLRLPEREVTKEHGDPGDTWKDYCTLVTIAKSLLDLNKYRPIQTPSVCSDSLESPDEDMGSDSDVTTESGSSPSHSPEERQDPGSAPSPLSLLHPGVAAKGKHASEKRHKCPYSGCGKVYGKSSHLKAHYRVHTGERPFPCTWPDCLKKFSRSDELTRHYRTHTGEKQFRCPLCEKRFMRSDHLTKHARRHTEFHPSMIKRSKKALASPL